A genomic window from Acidobacteriota bacterium includes:
- the tsf gene encoding elongation factor Ts (EF-Ts; functions during elongation stage of protein translation; forms a dimer; associates with EF-Tu-GDP complex and promotes exchange of GDP to GTP resulting in regeneration of the active form of EF-Tu) has protein sequence MSTTTVNIDAKMVKELRDKTGAPFGDCKNALVGSNGDIEQAIILLRKKGIAMAGKKASRSTNEGSVSSYIHAGGKIGVLLELNCESDFVARTDDFKELLHDISMHIAATDPKYIRREDVTPEDYDREKEIYRSQAAATGKPAPVVEKIVEGKMAKFYEEVCLLDQPFIKEQTISVSQLIASKIGKLGENISVRRFARFKVGEQNWTIGQTKPASTEETKQ, from the coding sequence ATGAGCACTACTACTGTGAACATTGACGCAAAAATGGTGAAGGAGCTGCGCGACAAAACCGGTGCTCCGTTCGGAGACTGCAAGAACGCTCTCGTGGGCTCCAACGGCGATATCGAGCAGGCGATTATCCTGCTGCGGAAAAAGGGCATCGCCATGGCGGGCAAAAAGGCATCACGCAGCACGAACGAGGGCTCGGTTTCCAGCTACATTCATGCCGGTGGCAAGATCGGGGTATTGCTTGAGCTCAACTGCGAAAGCGACTTCGTCGCCCGCACCGATGACTTCAAGGAGCTGCTGCACGACATCTCCATGCACATTGCCGCGACGGATCCCAAGTACATCCGCCGCGAAGATGTCACGCCTGAGGACTACGACCGCGAGAAGGAGATCTATCGCTCGCAGGCTGCGGCAACCGGCAAACCTGCTCCAGTAGTGGAGAAGATCGTCGAAGGCAAGATGGCGAAGTTTTACGAGGAGGTCTGTTTGCTTGATCAGCCCTTCATCAAAGAACAGACCATCAGCGTTTCGCAACTGATCGCTAGCAAGATCGGCAAGCTGGGGGAGAACATCTCCGTCCGCCGCTTCGCCCGCTTCAAAGTAGGCGAGCAGAACTGGACGATTGGACAGACGAAGCCAGCGAGTACAGAAGAGACGAAACAGTAG